A window of Fusarium verticillioides 7600 chromosome 7, whole genome shotgun sequence genomic DNA:
CAACGATGCGCCCCTGCTCGCTGTCCCCGGTCGAACACACCCTGTCGAGATCTTTTACACCCCCGAGCCTGAGCGCGATTACGTCGAGGCCGCCATAAGAACCGTTCTCCAGATTCACGCTTCAGAGCCTGAGGGTGATGTTTTGCTTTTCCTTACTGGTGAAGACGAGATTGAGGACGCTTGTCGCAAGATCAGCCTcgaggctgatgagctgATGCGCGAGGTCGACGCTGGTCCTCTCGCCGTTTACCCTCTATATGGTACCCTGCCTCcccaccagcaacagcgcATCTTCGACAAGGCCCCTCCGCCTATTCGCAAGGGCGGTCGTCCTGGTCGCAAGGTCATTGTTTCCACCAATATTGCCGAAACTAGTTTGACTATCGACGGTATCGTCTATGTCGTGGATCCTGGTTTTAGCAAACAGAAGATCTACAACCCTCGTATCCGTGTCGAGTCCCTTCTTGTCTCGcccatctccaaggcttcAGCCCAGCAGCGTGCTGGTCGTGCTGGTCGTACCAAGCCCGGAAAGTGTTTCCGTCTGTACACCGAGAAGGCattcaagaaggagcttaTTGAGCAAACATATCCCGAGATTCTGCGCTCCAACCTTGCCAACACCGTTCTGGAGCTAAAGAAGCTTGGTGTGGAGGATCTTGTTCACTTCGATCTTATGGACCCCCCCGCTCCCGAGACCATGATGCGCGCCCTGGAGGAGCTCAACTATCTTGCCTGtcttgacgacgatggtgagCTGACCACTCTCGGCAGCATGGCCTCAGCATTCCCCCTTGATCCCGCTCTGGCGGTCATGCTTATCTCGTCTCCCGAGTTCTACTGCTCCAACGAGATTCTCTCTATTACCTCGCTTCTCTCAGTTCCTCAAATCTTTACTCGCCCTGCCAACAACCGAAAGCGCGCcgatgagatgaaggctcAATTCGCGCATCCTGATGGTGACCACCTCACCCTGCTCAACGCCTACCACGCTTTCAAGGGCCAGGCAACATCTGACCCCAACAGTGCCAAGCAGTGGTGCCACGAGCACTTCCTCTCCTACCGACATCTCTCAAGTGCGGATAACGTTCGCGCTCAGCTCAAGCGCATCATGGAGACGCATGGCTTGGAGCTTGTGTCGACACCATTCGAGGACAAGAATTACTATACCAACATTCGACGCGCACTGCTCGCCGGTTTCTTCATGCAGGTCGCCATGAAGGAGAGCTCAGGCAAGCTCTATCGCACTGTCAAGGACGACCAGGCTGTGTTGATTCACCCCTCAACTGTCCTCCGCACCGAGTTTGACTGGGTCCTCTACAATGAGTTTGTCTTGACATCCAAGCAATACATCCGAACATGTACGGGTATCCGGCCTGAGTGGTTATTGGTAAGTGATACTTCCAGATGACTCTCGTTTCATTATGAGTGTCAATTTTACAGTCGCTAACACTTTTTGCAGGAAATTGCCCCTACATACTACGATATCGACAGCTTTGAGCAAGGTGACGTTAAGCGTTCTCTTGCACGcgctgcagagaagaagcgccGCAAGGAAGCCATGAAGGCTGGTCGATGAAGTACTCACTTCAGGAGCCCATGAAAGAAAGGTCAGGAAAGGCTCTCCAAACGTCCCCTAGAAATCGACAATGAAGGCATGGGCAGGGATTCAAAACGTGATCGATCGACCTCTTTGCTTATCCAATGCTTAGCCCTACCATGTACGTGCGGGAAGCGGCCCTCCATTGCGGCTCGGCCTTGCAT
This region includes:
- a CDS encoding pre-mRNA-splicing factor ATP-dependent RNA helicase prp43; translated protein: MSDIKGGKRSSADADESTRKKAKKDGEDEKYNPYLAHMYDNGNSNGNGAEPSPDSPLAGMKRQHTTAAQASKAEDSESNPFTGRPHSQKYFQILQGRRDLPVHKQRQEFLDKYHSTQILVFVGETGSGKTTQIPQYVVYDELPHLTGKLIACTQPRRVAAMSVAQRVADEMDVTLGEEVGYSIRFEDMTGPKTMLKYMTDGMLLREAMHDHEMSRYSCIILDEAHERTLATDILMALLKQISMRRPDLKIIIMSATLDAQKFQKYFNDAPLLAVPGRTHPVEIFYTPEPERDYVEAAIRTVLQIHASEPEGDVLLFLTGEDEIEDACRKISLEADELMREVDAGPLAVYPLYGTLPPHQQQRIFDKAPPPIRKGGRPGRKVIVSTNIAETSLTIDGIVYVVDPGFSKQKIYNPRIRVESLLVSPISKASAQQRAGRAGRTKPGKCFRLYTEKAFKKELIEQTYPEILRSNLANTVLELKKLGVEDLVHFDLMDPPAPETMMRALEELNYLACLDDDGELTTLGSMASAFPLDPALAVMLISSPEFYCSNEILSITSLLSVPQIFTRPANNRKRADEMKAQFAHPDGDHLTLLNAYHAFKGQATSDPNSAKQWCHEHFLSYRHLSSADNVRAQLKRIMETHGLELVSTPFEDKNYYTNIRRALLAGFFMQVAMKESSGKLYRTVKDDQAVLIHPSTVLRTEFDWVLYNEFVLTSKQYIRTCTGIRPEWLLEIAPTYYDIDSFEQGDVKRSLARAAEKKRRKEAMKAGR
- a CDS encoding pre-mRNA-splicing factor ATP-dependent RNA helicase prp43 translates to MSVAQRVADEMDVTLGEEVGYSIRFEDMTGPKTMLKYMTDGMLLREAMHDHEMSRYSCIILDEAHERTLATDILMALLKQISMRRPDLKIIIMSATLDAQKFQKYFNDAPLLAVPGRTHPVEIFYTPEPERDYVEAAIRTVLQIHASEPEGDVLLFLTGEDEIEDACRKISLEADELMREVDAGPLAVYPLYGTLPPHQQQRIFDKAPPPIRKGGRPGRKVIVSTNIAETSLTIDGIVYVVDPGFSKQKIYNPRIRVESLLVSPISKASAQQRAGRAGRTKPGKCFRLYTEKAFKKELIEQTYPEILRSNLANTVLELKKLGVEDLVHFDLMDPPAPETMMRALEELNYLACLDDDGELTTLGSMASAFPLDPALAVMLISSPEFYCSNEILSITSLLSVPQIFTRPANNRKRADEMKAQFAHPDGDHLTLLNAYHAFKGQATSDPNSAKQWCHEHFLSYRHLSSADNVRAQLKRIMETHGLELVSTPFEDKNYYTNIRRALLAGFFMQVAMKESSGKLYRTVKDDQAVLIHPSTVLRTEFDWVLYNEFVLTSKQYIRTCTGIRPEWLLEIAPTYYDIDSFEQGDVKRSLARAAEKKRRKEAMKAGR